From Dechloromonas sp. A34:
CATCGACGATGCCGGCTCCTTGCGCCGCGCCCCGGCGGTCAGCCGCGTCGCCCCGCTCACCGTCGGCACCTCGGAAATCAGCTTCGGCGGACGACTGCGCGAAGTCATGGTCGCCGGCTCGACCAGCGAGTTCGTCCCGATCCGCAATTTCGAACTGGCCCAGGGCCAGGGTCTGCCGGAAGACGACTGGAACCGCGGCTCGCCGGTCGCCCTGATCGGCGCCACGGTCCGCGAGGAAATGTTCGGTCGCGAACCGGCGGTCGGCCAGCTGATCCGGGTCGGCGACCGCCGGCTGCGCGTGGTCGGCGTCCTGAAATCCGTCGGCCAGGGCCTGGGCATGAATACCGACGAGCTGGTCATCGTGCCGGTGGCGCTGGCTCAGGCCATGTTCAACTCCAACACGCTGTTCCGCATCCTGGTCGAAGCCAAGAGCCGCGAGGCGATCCCCCAGGCCAAGGAACAGGTCGCGGAAATCCTCAAGCAACGCCACCGCGGCGAGGAGGACGTCACGGTGATCACCCAGGACGCCGTGCTTGCCACCTTCGACAAGCTGCTCGGCACGCTGACCCTGGGCGTCGCCGGCATTGCCGCGATCAGCCTGGCAGTGGCCGGCATCCTGGTGATGAACGTGATGCTCGTTGCCGTCACCCAGCGCACCGGCGAAATCGGCCTGCTCAAGGCGCTCGGCGCCACGGCACGGACCATCCGGCTGGCCTTCCTGGCCGAGGCGGCGATGTTGTCCACGGTCGGCGCCATCGTCGGCTACCTGCTCGGCCAGCTGGGCGCCTTTGGGCTGCGCCAGGCCTTTCCCGTCTTCCCGGCCTACCCGCCGGACTGGGCGGTGATCGCCGGCCTGAGCACGGCACTGGTTACCGGCCTGCTGTTCGGCGTCATGCCGGCCCGCCGCGCCGCCCGGCTCGATCCGGTGCAGGCCCTGATGAAGCATTGAGCATGCTGGTCGCCGACTCCCTGCACCTCGCCCTGCGCGCCATCACGGCCCAGCGTCTGCGCAGCTTCCTGACCCTGCTCGGCATCGCCGTCGGCATCGCGGCAGTCATCCTGCTGACTTCGATCGGCGAGGGCATCCACCGTTTCGTGCTCGGCGAATTCACCCAGTTCGGGACCAATGTCATTACTGCGGTGCCCGGCAAGACCAAGACCGGCGGCTCGCCTTCCGGCCTGCCGTCGAGCGCCCGGCCGCTGTCGCTGGACGATGCCCGTTCGCTCGAACGACTGCCCCACGTCGTGGCGGTGACCCCGAACGCGCGCGGCAATGCCGAGGTCGAGGGCAACGGGCGCACCCGGCGGACCCTGGTCTACGGCGTCAACGCCCACCTGCCGGTCATCTTCCGCTCGACCATCCAGAGCGGCCAGTTCCTGCCGGCCGACGACGAGACCAGCGCCCGCGCCTTCGTCGTCCTCGGTTCCAAGGTCAAGGACGAACTGTTCGGCAGCGACAATCCGCTCGGCCAGCGCCTGCGCATCGGCGGCCTGCATTTCCGGGTGATCGGCGTCATGGCGCCGAAAGGCCAGTTCCTCGGCATCGACCTCGACGATACCGCCTTCATCCCGGCCGCCCGCGCCCAGGAGCTGTTCAATCGCGAAGGCGTCGACGAGATCAACATCGCCGCCGAGGAAGGCGTGCCCTCCGCCCTCGTCGCTGCCGCCATCAAGGAACGGCTGATCGCCCGCCATGGTCGCGAGGACTTCACCATCGTCACCCAGGAAGAGATGCTGAAGACGCTGTCCAACATCCTCAACGTGCTGACCATGGCGGTCGGCGCACTGGGCGGCATTTCGCTGCTCGTTGGCGGCGTCGGCATCGTCACCATCATGACCATTGCGGTCAGCGAGCGGACGGGTGAAATCGGCCTCCTGGTCGCCCTCGGCGCCCCCCGGCGCACCATCCTGCTGCTCTTTCTCGGCGAGGCGGTCGCCCTCTCGGCACTCGGCGGCTTTCTCGGCCTGGTCCTCGGCATCGGCCTCGCCCAGTTGATCCACCTCGCCCTGCCCGCCCTGCCGGTGCACACCCCGATCACTTTCGTACTGCTCGCCGAGGGCGTCGCCATCGCCATCGGCCTCGCCGCCGGCGTCCTGCCCGCCCGCAAGGCGGCCCGTCTCGACCCGGTCGAGGCGCTACGCACCGAATGACATGCTAAAGTTCGGCCCACAAATTTCATAACCCCGAGGAAACAGTCATGACTTATCACATTCAGGACCTCAAGCCCGGCATGACCGCCAGCATCGCCAAGACCGTCACCGAAGCTGATATCGTGCTCTTCGCCGGCATCTCGACCGACGTCAACCCGGCCCACCTGGACGAGGAATATTCCAAGACCACGGTCTTCGGCGGCCGCATCGCCCACGGTATGCTCTCGGCCGGTTTCATTTCCGCCGTGCTGGCCAACCACCTGCCCGGCCCCGGCACCATCTACCTGTCGCAGACCCTGAAGTTCAAGGCGCCGGTCCGCCCGGGCGACACCGTGCGCGCCACCGTCACCGTCAAGGAAGTGTTCGTCGAGAAGAACCGCGTGACGCTCGATACCGTGTGCACGGTCGCCGGCAAGGTCGTGATCGAAGGCGAATGCCTTATGATGCCGCCGGTCCGCGCCCAGGCGGTGACCGGTACCGCCTGAGCATCCAGCTCGCAGAATGAAAAACGCCGGCTTCAAGCCGGCGTTTTTACTTGCTCAGAACGATTCGTCGGGACGCAGAAAGCGCCACTGCCCGATCTGCAGATCGCCCAGCTTGACGCGACCGATACGCACGCGCTTCAAGCCGATGACGCGCAAGCCGACCAGTTCGCACATGCGGCGAATCTGGCGCTTCTTGCCTTCCTTCAGGATGAAGTGCAGCTGGTCTTCGTTCAATTGCTTGACCCAGGCCGGCTTGAGCGGCTTGCCGTCGAGTTCCAGGCCGTGTTGCAACAGTTTCAGGCCACCCGGCACCATCTCGCCGCTGACCCGCACGAGATATTCCTTTTCGACCTGACTGTCTTCGCCGATCAGCTTCTTGGCGATCCGCCCGTCCTGGGTGAACACCAGCAGACCGGTAGAATCGATGTCGAGCCGCCCGGCCGGCGCCAGGCCGCGCAACATCCACGGCTTGAATTCGGGATCACCCGACTGGCGGACCCAGCTTTCGGCCGAAATCAGCGTTACCGCCGGCTTGCAGTCGGCCTCCGGCTGGCCGGAAACATAGCCGATCGGCTTGTTGAGCAGGATGGTGACCTGCTTGGCCTGATCCAGCTTGGCTTCCTTGGAAATGACGATTTCCGCATCGGGCGAGATGCGCGAACCCAGTTCGGAAATCCGTTCGCCATTGACGAAGACCCAGCCGCGCTCGATCCACAGATCGGCCTCGCGGCGCGAACACATCGCCCGCTCGGACATCACCTTGGACAGCCGAACGCCTTCCGAGATATCGGCCGGGTCGCGCGGCGGCCTTTGCGGCACCGGCGGACGTTCCTCACGCGGCGGCCGCACATCGTGCGCCTTCCCACCCCGCGACTGGGGATGAGGACGGGGCGCTCCGGCGGCGGCCGATGGCCGCTTTGCAGCCGGGCGGGCCGGCTTGGCTGCCTTGATCGGGCTCAGGGTGCCCGTCGGGCGCTCGGTTGCCGCTGGCTTTTCCGCCTTGACTTCAACTTTGACCGCACTCCGCGGCGCGTCTTCCCGCTGGGCAGGCGCCGGGCGCGGCTTCGGCGCAGGAGTCGGCGTCGGGACGCTCTCAGGCTGGCGCCACTTGGCCCACGGGTCGTCACCGGCCGCCGCCTCTTGGGGCGGCCGTTTGGCTTTGCGTTCCTTGTCGAAATCGCTCATTGAATGGCGAGCAGTTCGACCTCGAAGACCAGCGTCGCATTCGGCGGAATGACGCCGCCAGCGCCGCGGGCGCCATAGCCGAGTTCTGGCGGAATGGTCAGCTTGCGCGTACCGCCAACCTTCATGCCCTGAACGCCTTCGTCCCAACCGGAAATGACGTGGCGCTGGCCGAGCGGAAAATCGAATGGATCGTTGCGATCCTTGCTCGAATCGAACTTGCTGCCGTTGGTCAGCCAGCCGGTGTAATGGACGACGACGTGGTTGCCGGCCTTGGCCTCGGCACCCTCGCCAACGATGGTATCTTCGTAGATCAGGCCGGAGGCCGTGGTGATTTCAGCCATAGTAAGCTCCTCGGGAAAGGGCGAAAGTTTACCACAAGCCCACGACAAGGCTTTGACTTCGCTACCCTTTTGCGTATAATGCGCGGTTCTTTGTAGCACCCTTTAGATTTATTTTCGGAGTCCAACCCATGTATGCGGTCATAAAAACCGGCGGTAAGCAGTATCGCGTTACCAATGGTCTAAAACTTAAAGTAGAACAGATACCGGCAGACGTTGGCGCAGAAGTTACTCTTGACCAGGTCCTCATGGCAGGCGAAGGCGAGTCGGTAAAGATCGGCGCCCCCTTCCTTGCTGGCGCCACCGTCAAAGCAACCGTGATTTCCCACGGCCGCCACGACAAGGTCAAGATCTTCAAGATGCGTCGTCGTAAGCACTACCAAAAGCATCAAGGCCATCGTCAGAACTACACCGAACTGCGCATCGATTCGATCGCCGCTTAAGTTCAGACAAGGAGCTAATAAATGGCACACAAGAAAGCAGGCGGTAGTTCACGTAACGGCCGCGACTCACAGGCAAAGCGTCTTGGCGTCAAGCGCTACGGCGGTCAATTCGTTCTGGCCGGCAACATCATCGTTCGCCAGCGCGGTACCGAATTCCACCCGGGCGAAAACGTTGGTTGCGGCAAGGATCACACCCTGTTCGCACTCAAGGACGGCGTCGTCCAGTTCGCCATCAAGGGCGAAAAGAAGCGTCGCACGGTGACCATCGTTCCGGCTGCCGAATAATTCGGCACGGCGGAAATCAAAAGCCCTATCCGCCGGATAGGGCTTTTTAGTTTATATCGCCGGATTTTCCGGCGACGGATGTAGAGGCGGAACATGAAATTTATCGACGAAGCCAAGATTTACGTAAAGGCCGGCGACGGCGGCAATGGCGCGGCGACGTTCCGTCGCGAGAAGTACATCCCGATGGGCGGCCCGAATGGCGGCGACGGCGGCCGGGGCGGCAGCATCTATGTGCTGGCCGACCGCAACATCAACACCCTGGTCGACTATCGCTACACCCGCAAATTCATCGGCAAGCGCGGTGAAAATGGCGGCGGCGCCGACCAGTACGGCGCCGGTGGCGACGACATCATTTTGCGCGTGCCGGTCGGCACCGTTATTTACAACCTCAATACCGAAGAAATCCTCGCCGATCTCTCCGAACACGATCAGAAAATCATGATCGCCAAGGGCGGCAAAGGCGGCCTCGGCAATCTGCATTTCAAATCCTCGACCAACCGCGCCCCGCGCCAGAAAACCAATGGTGAACAGGGCGAGGAATTCGAGCTGCGCCTGGAACTCCGCGTACTGGCCGACGTCGGCCTGCTCGGCCTGCCCAATGCCGGCAAGAGCACGCTGATCCGTGCCATTTCCTCGGCGCGGCCGAAAGTCGCCGATTACCCCTTCACGACGCTACACCCCAATCTCGGCGTAGTCCGCGTTGGTGACGAGAAAAGCTTCGTCATGGCCGACGTACCCGGGCTGATCGAAGGCGCCGCCGATGGCGCCGGCCTCGGCATCCGCTTCCTTAAGCATCTGCAGCGCACGCGGATTCTGCTCCATCTCGTCGACATCGCACCGATCGATCCGGACTCGGACCCGGTGCGCGACGCCAAGGCGATTGTCGGCGAGTTGATCAAGCACGACCCGGAACTGGCCGACAAACCGCGCTGGCTGGTGCTCAACAAGCTCGACCTGATTCCCGAGGAAGACCGCGAAGCCGCGATCAAGAACTTCCTGAAAGCCTACAAGAAGGCCACCAAGTACGATGGCCCCTACTTCCCGATCGCCGCCATCAACGGCGAGGGCACCAAGCCGCTGATCTATGCGATCAGCGAAGCCCTCGACCAGATGGCCCGCCCGGAAATCGACGACGACCACGAAACCGAAGACAGCGAAGAAGCATGAACAAGACCCGCCTAGCCAACGCCAAACGCCTGGTCGTCAAAGTCGGCTCGGCCCTGGTTACCAACAACGGCGCCGGCCTCGACCTCGCCGCCATAGAGGACTGGGCTCGCCAGATCAGCGTCTTGCGCCAGCAGGGCAAGGAAGTCGTACTCGTCTCCTCCGGCGCCATCGCCTGCGGCATGCAGCGCCTGGGCTGGGCGAAACGCCCGAAATCGGTTCATGAATTGCAAGCCGCCGCCGCCGTCGGACAAATGGGACTGGTCCAGGTCTACGAGGCGGCCTTTTCCAAGCACGGCCTGCACACCGCCCAGATCCTACTGACCCATGACGACCTGGCCGACCGCAAACGTTACCTGAACGCCCGCTCGACCCTGACCACACTGCTCCAACTCGGCGTCGTGCCGATCATCAACGAGAACGACACCGTCGTCACCGACGAAATCAAGTTCGGTGACAACGATACACTGGGCGCCCTAGTCGCCAACCTGATCGAAGCCGAAGCGCTGATCATCCTGACCGACCAGACCGGCCTGTACACGGCTGACCCGCGCAAGGACCCGAACGCCACGCTGATCAGCGAAGCCATTGCCGGCGACGAAACTCTCGAAGCCATGGCCGGCGGCGCCGGCACCAGCATCGGCAAGGGCGGCATGATCACCAAAGTTATCGCCGCCAAACGCGCGGCGCGCAGCGGCGCCCACACCGCCATCGCCAGCGGCCACGAAACCGACCCGATCATCCGCCTGGCCAATGGCGAATCCGTCGGCACCCTGCTCGTCTCAAAAACCCAGCCGCTGGCCGCCCGCAAACAATGGCTGGCCGACCACCTGCAATTGGCAGGCCGCCTGATTCTCGACAATGGCGCGGTGAACGCCCTGAAAGCAGGAAAAAGCCTGCTGCCCATTGGCGTCGTCGCTGCCGAAGGTGAGTTCGAGCGCGGCGCCGCCGTCGCCTGCATCACATCCGAAGGCAAAGAAATTGCCCGCGGCCTGACCAACTATGGCAGCGGTGAAACCCGACTGATCGCCCGCAAATCTACACCCGAGATTG
This genomic window contains:
- a CDS encoding ABC transporter permease, with the protein product MRLADTLRFARDAATGYPMRTTLSVLAMSIGVAAVVILTALGDGARRYVVGQFSSIGTNLVIVLPGRSGTGGFNPANAITTTPRDLTIDDAGSLRRAPAVSRVAPLTVGTSEISFGGRLREVMVAGSTSEFVPIRNFELAQGQGLPEDDWNRGSPVALIGATVREEMFGREPAVGQLIRVGDRRLRVVGVLKSVGQGLGMNTDELVIVPVALAQAMFNSNTLFRILVEAKSREAIPQAKEQVAEILKQRHRGEEDVTVITQDAVLATFDKLLGTLTLGVAGIAAISLAVAGILVMNVMLVAVTQRTGEIGLLKALGATARTIRLAFLAEAAMLSTVGAIVGYLLGQLGAFGLRQAFPVFPAYPPDWAVIAGLSTALVTGLLFGVMPARRAARLDPVQALMKH
- a CDS encoding ABC transporter permease; this translates as MLVADSLHLALRAITAQRLRSFLTLLGIAVGIAAVILLTSIGEGIHRFVLGEFTQFGTNVITAVPGKTKTGGSPSGLPSSARPLSLDDARSLERLPHVVAVTPNARGNAEVEGNGRTRRTLVYGVNAHLPVIFRSTIQSGQFLPADDETSARAFVVLGSKVKDELFGSDNPLGQRLRIGGLHFRVIGVMAPKGQFLGIDLDDTAFIPAARAQELFNREGVDEINIAAEEGVPSALVAAAIKERLIARHGREDFTIVTQEEMLKTLSNILNVLTMAVGALGGISLLVGGVGIVTIMTIAVSERTGEIGLLVALGAPRRTILLLFLGEAVALSALGGFLGLVLGIGLAQLIHLALPALPVHTPITFVLLAEGVAIAIGLAAGVLPARKAARLDPVEALRTE
- a CDS encoding MaoC family dehydratase codes for the protein MTYHIQDLKPGMTASIAKTVTEADIVLFAGISTDVNPAHLDEEYSKTTVFGGRIAHGMLSAGFISAVLANHLPGPGTIYLSQTLKFKAPVRPGDTVRATVTVKEVFVEKNRVTLDTVCTVAGKVVIEGECLMMPPVRAQAVTGTA
- a CDS encoding pseudouridine synthase, with the protein product MSDFDKERKAKRPPQEAAAGDDPWAKWRQPESVPTPTPAPKPRPAPAQREDAPRSAVKVEVKAEKPAATERPTGTLSPIKAAKPARPAAKRPSAAAGAPRPHPQSRGGKAHDVRPPREERPPVPQRPPRDPADISEGVRLSKVMSERAMCSRREADLWIERGWVFVNGERISELGSRISPDAEIVISKEAKLDQAKQVTILLNKPIGYVSGQPEADCKPAVTLISAESWVRQSGDPEFKPWMLRGLAPAGRLDIDSTGLLVFTQDGRIAKKLIGEDSQVEKEYLVRVSGEMVPGGLKLLQHGLELDGKPLKPAWVKQLNEDQLHFILKEGKKRQIRRMCELVGLRVIGLKRVRIGRVKLGDLQIGQWRFLRPDESF
- a CDS encoding FKBP-type peptidyl-prolyl cis-trans isomerase, which translates into the protein MAEITTASGLIYEDTIVGEGAEAKAGNHVVVHYTGWLTNGSKFDSSKDRNDPFDFPLGQRHVISGWDEGVQGMKVGGTRKLTIPPELGYGARGAGGVIPPNATLVFEVELLAIQ
- the rplU gene encoding 50S ribosomal protein L21, giving the protein MYAVIKTGGKQYRVTNGLKLKVEQIPADVGAEVTLDQVLMAGEGESVKIGAPFLAGATVKATVISHGRHDKVKIFKMRRRKHYQKHQGHRQNYTELRIDSIAA
- the rpmA gene encoding 50S ribosomal protein L27; the protein is MAHKKAGGSSRNGRDSQAKRLGVKRYGGQFVLAGNIIVRQRGTEFHPGENVGCGKDHTLFALKDGVVQFAIKGEKKRRTVTIVPAAE
- the cgtA gene encoding Obg family GTPase CgtA, whose product is MKFIDEAKIYVKAGDGGNGAATFRREKYIPMGGPNGGDGGRGGSIYVLADRNINTLVDYRYTRKFIGKRGENGGGADQYGAGGDDIILRVPVGTVIYNLNTEEILADLSEHDQKIMIAKGGKGGLGNLHFKSSTNRAPRQKTNGEQGEEFELRLELRVLADVGLLGLPNAGKSTLIRAISSARPKVADYPFTTLHPNLGVVRVGDEKSFVMADVPGLIEGAADGAGLGIRFLKHLQRTRILLHLVDIAPIDPDSDPVRDAKAIVGELIKHDPELADKPRWLVLNKLDLIPEEDREAAIKNFLKAYKKATKYDGPYFPIAAINGEGTKPLIYAISEALDQMARPEIDDDHETEDSEEA
- the proB gene encoding glutamate 5-kinase; translation: MNKTRLANAKRLVVKVGSALVTNNGAGLDLAAIEDWARQISVLRQQGKEVVLVSSGAIACGMQRLGWAKRPKSVHELQAAAAVGQMGLVQVYEAAFSKHGLHTAQILLTHDDLADRKRYLNARSTLTTLLQLGVVPIINENDTVVTDEIKFGDNDTLGALVANLIEAEALIILTDQTGLYTADPRKDPNATLISEAIAGDETLEAMAGGAGTSIGKGGMITKVIAAKRAARSGAHTAIASGHETDPIIRLANGESVGTLLVSKTQPLAARKQWLADHLQLAGRLILDNGAVNALKAGKSLLPIGVVAAEGEFERGAAVACITSEGKEIARGLTNYGSGETRLIARKSTPEIESILGYVDEPEIIHRDNLILAS